The following proteins are co-located in the Bosea sp. AS-1 genome:
- a CDS encoding sigma-70 family RNA polymerase sigma factor — protein MLAFEPQLRAYAMSLSRSADRSDDLVQETLLRAISKVDTFRPGTNLGAWLTTILRNCYLSDLRRRRHEVEDADGCYSEALRAAPEQEGQLEYKEFCSALREIPFDQREALMLVGAAGLSYEDTATLCRTTTGTIKSRINRARSRLAALLSIESVNEIGFDNQTRAIMASNRGSDPKRWSF, from the coding sequence ATGCTGGCGTTCGAGCCGCAACTGCGTGCCTATGCGATGTCGCTCAGCCGGAGTGCCGACAGGTCCGACGATCTCGTGCAGGAGACTCTGCTGCGCGCGATCAGTAAGGTCGATACGTTCCGACCCGGCACGAATCTCGGCGCCTGGCTGACGACAATCCTGCGTAACTGCTATCTCTCCGATCTGCGCAGGCGGCGCCATGAGGTGGAGGATGCGGATGGCTGCTATTCCGAGGCGCTGCGTGCAGCGCCGGAGCAGGAAGGTCAGCTGGAGTACAAGGAGTTCTGCTCCGCTCTGAGGGAAATCCCGTTCGATCAGCGCGAGGCGCTCATGCTGGTCGGTGCGGCGGGACTGTCCTACGAGGACACGGCCACGCTTTGCCGGACCACGACCGGAACGATCAAGAGCAGGATCAACCGCGCGCGCTCGCGGCTCGCTGCGCTGCTTTCGATCGAAAGTGTCAACGAGATCGGTTTCGACAATCAGACCCGCGCGATCATGGCCAGTAATCGGGGCTCTGATCCGAAACG